CAAATTACCCCGATAGCGTAGTAAATAGCCTTTCTTTTCATCACCTTCGTAGGTTTCGAACACCCGAAAGTATTTCGTGATGATCGGTGTGTAGAGATCGTTCTCTTCAGGAAGCATAATTTTCCCAATCCTTTACCATTAATAATAGGCGGGAGTGGATGGGGGTCGAACCCACCGCGGCCCGCAACGCGACCCGCCACCGGTTTTGAAGACCGGGGAGCCCACCGGAACTCAACCACTCCCAACGGCTAAGGATACCGCAGGGGGGTGCTTTTGGCAAGGAAACAAGGTTAAGTTAAGTTTATCAGGCTATGTGAACAATCCGCCCAGAGGCATCTCAAGGGGAATGTCGCGTTTGTGTTGAACAATTCTGAGAAATAAGTATATTGGGAAGTTAGGATTCCAACCGATATGTCATTGGTAATCTTGTAGATCTTCTTCAGTTTAATATACTTAATTTCTGATCGTCACGCATTGAGCTTTGGTGGCAGCAGCAACCAGGATATTCCCTTGGCTGGCCAGAAAGCGCAAACCATCAAGATAAGATCAACTCAACCTGGTCACCAACCTGTGCACTGAGGGACTGCGCGGCATTCCCATTCACGATGGATATGGCAATTGAGTCGCTACTATCTCGTAAGGCAATCAGGGTTCCAGATGGTTCCTGCGCAAAACTGGATGCTTAACCGGATATCGACTTATTTTTTATCCTGACAATTGCATTCCTTTGCTCACCCTCGAGACTGAAGTGCAGGTTGGTGGATAAATTTCTAAAATGATCAATGGAAATTACCTGTCCAATCCAGCCTTTTTGAGTCGATTGTGGTCTGGGTATTTCCAAGCGGATCGGATCATCAATCAAGGTTCCCAGGGATCTAAACCTTGTTCCCAAGGCCAGATAGGCTGCGACCGAAGCAAATATATCACGCCCGTGAATGGTGTTCGACACCGATGGCAGCCAATATGCTGGTTTGTTCAGGTTAATAAACCTCGCAGGCAAATTATTAGATTCGGCCTGTTCAATAACAATAGTCAATAGTCCATTATCGGGGGCTATGAAATAGTGTGAGCCAATATTGGCAGCAATCGCCCGGCGAGGCGTGCCCACACCCGGGACGACGACCGTCACATGAATGCTCTCATCCGGGAAATAATAGTAGGAACGACCAAGCAATAGCGCAGCTTCCAGCACGTTTTGAGGGGCAATTTCATGGCTGAGATCAGCAATCTGAGCTTGAGGGGCGATACTCCAGATCACCCCCTTCATGACTCCTGGGTATCCATCCCGGATCCCGAAATCCGTTAGCAGCGTGATGACTGTCATGCACCTATTTAACCACAATTACAGTGCCGACCATCCCGGCACCAGAATGGACAGATAAGCCGGGTGTGACTTCAACCAGTGGAATATCCGCTGGGCAGCTCATCCTGCTCCGCATCTCTTCGGAAAACTGTTGGGCCATCTGGGTGGAGTTGACGTGCAGAACGCACATCTTTTCGATCTGTTTTTCACCGATAGAAAGGGCACATAGTTCGATGACCCTTTCCCAGGATTTTTTCTGGGTCCGCACCCGTTCTAGCAAGTCTAGCTTTCCGTCACGGATGGTTAAGATGGGCTTTACACTCAGCACTGATGCAACACCAGCAGCCAGGTTGCTTACCCGGCCACCCATGGCCAGATATTTTAATGTGGAAAGGGCTGTATACAAACAAGTCCTTGATCGAAGATCATCCACCACCTGGATGATCTCCCGAACAGTTGCACCTTGAGCAGCAGCTTCCGCGGCTGCCAGAACCATAAACCCCAACCCCATTGACAGGCTGCGGGAATCAATCACCTGGATTTCCCGGTCAGGAAATTCTGCACTGGCAGTGACCGCAGCATTAAAGGTGGCACTCATTTCTTTACTGACGCATATGCATACAATCTTCGCTGCTCCAGCATCGAATGCATTTTTATACGCAGCGATGAATTTTCCTGGTGCTGGAGCGGCTGTAGTAGGCAGTTTACCCTCTCCATCAATACGGCGGAAGGTGTCTGCATCGTTGATCGCATAGACCGCTTCATAGGATTGTTCACCAAAGTTTACTGTGATGGGCACCTGGTAGATGTTATAACGTGCTGCAATCTCAAACGGAATTCTTGAATCTGTATCGGTTATTATAGCGATTTCCTGCATATTTTCTCCTGACGGCATATCATACCACTTCCATTAACCCTCTTGGGTTTCTTAGGGTGTGATAAAATATCGGGCAATTGTCAGCAGGAAGATCAACCGGATAATAATTGATCTGTTTGTGACTGGAGGATGTATGGATCGTGCGGAATTAATCTCACGTGTAAAAGAAGACGCAGTAAAGTTTATTTCCTTGCAATTTACAGACGTAATCGGCACTGTGAAGAGCGTGGATATCCCTATCGCCCGCCTAGCCGACGCATTAGAAGATGGCATGTGGTTCGATGGCTCGTCGGTTGAAGGATTCGCCCGCATCCAGGAGAGTGATATGCGCCTGGTAGCGGATCTCGACACGTATGCCGTGCTGCCGTGGACATTGCCGGATTTACGCCGGGCGCGCATCTTCTGTGAGATTTTCCAACCGGACGGTAAACCTTTTCCTGGGGACCCGCGCGGCACCCTTAAACGACTACTGGTTGAGTTAGCCAAGCGCGGCTGGAAGTATAACGTTGGCCCTGAACCGGAGTTTTTCCTCTTCCGCGGGGGAAACGGTCAGGAGAGTATTCATCCAGTTCCCCATGACGTGGGCGGCTATTTTGATTTTTCAGCCAACGATGAAGCTGTGAGGGTTCGCACCGAGCTGATGGATGCCTTGGAAGGGATGGGATTAGAAGTGGAAACTGGCCACCATGAAGTGGCACTGGGGCAGCATGAGATCGACTTCCGCTTCGATGACGCCTTACGCACCGCCGATAACGTCTTGACTTTAAAATACACCGTCAAGGCGATTGCTGCCCAGCACGGTTTGATTGCCTCATTCATGCCGAAACCCATTTTTGGCATCAATGGCTCGGGGATGCACGTGCATCAATCACTGTTTGACATGCAGGGTAAAAATCTATTCTCTGACACCGAGGATGAATTCCATTTATCAAATACCGCTTATCAATTCATCGCTGGTCAGTTGCAGCATGCACGTGCCCTGGCAGCTATCGTAGCACCCACGGTGAATTCCTATAAACGTCTTGTGCCGGGTTATGAAGCTCCGGTATACATCGGTTGGGCGCAAATAAACCGCTCGGCTCTCATCCGCATCCCGCGTTGGTCACCTGGCAGGGATAATTCCACGCGTGCTGAGCTTCGCTTCCCCGATCCGTCTTCCAATCCTTATCTGGCCTTCACGGCTATGCTGGCAGCCGCCCTGGATGGCATCGATCGGAGATTACCTTGCCCCAAGCCCTTGAATCAGGTTAACGTCTATGAGCTATCCAGTGATGAGCGTAAGGAATTGGGTGTGG
This genomic interval from Anaerolineales bacterium contains the following:
- the glnA gene encoding type I glutamate--ammonia ligase, which codes for MDRAELISRVKEDAVKFISLQFTDVIGTVKSVDIPIARLADALEDGMWFDGSSVEGFARIQESDMRLVADLDTYAVLPWTLPDLRRARIFCEIFQPDGKPFPGDPRGTLKRLLVELAKRGWKYNVGPEPEFFLFRGGNGQESIHPVPHDVGGYFDFSANDEAVRVRTELMDALEGMGLEVETGHHEVALGQHEIDFRFDDALRTADNVLTLKYTVKAIAAQHGLIASFMPKPIFGINGSGMHVHQSLFDMQGKNLFSDTEDEFHLSNTAYQFIAGQLQHARALAAIVAPTVNSYKRLVPGYEAPVYIGWAQINRSALIRIPRWSPGRDNSTRAELRFPDPSSNPYLAFTAMLAAALDGIDRRLPCPKPLNQVNVYELSSDERKELGVAELPGSLGEALNELENDTVIRNSVGDTIYETFVRAKKEEIVEYQMKVTDWELERYLEQA